A genomic region of Glycine max cultivar Williams 82 chromosome 15, Glycine_max_v4.0, whole genome shotgun sequence contains the following coding sequences:
- the LOC100794861 gene encoding L-type lectin-domain containing receptor kinase VII.1, translating to MIRHKHTHPLLLLILLLFNSACAIDFVFNGFNSSEVLLFGNATIDSRILTLTHQQSFSVGRALYKEKIPAKKPNSSYVYPFSISFIFAMAPFEDTLPGHGLVFIFTPITGIHGTSSAQHLGLFNLTNNGNSSNHVFGVEFDVFQNQEFDDINANHVGIDINSLKSYVSHDAGYWPDGGDKSFKELALNSGENYQVWIDYEDSWVNVTMAPVGMKRPSRPLFNVSLNLSQVFEDEMFVGFTSATGQLVESHKILGWSFSNENFSLSDELITIGLPSFVLPKDSIFKSKGLVAGFTVGVFFVVCLLVLLALFLIQRKRVKERKRLEMEDWELEYWPHRMAYEEIEAATKGFSEENVIGVGGNGKVYKGVLRGGVEVAVKRISHENDGLREFLAEVSSLGRLKQRNLVGLRGWCKKDVGNFLLIYDYMENRSLDKWVFDCDESKMLSYEDRIRILKDVAFAVLYLHEGWEAKVVHRDIKASNVLLDKDMNGRLGDFGLARMHSHDQVASTTKLVGTVGYMAPEVIKTGRASTQTDVYMFGILILEVLCGRRPLEEGKSPLVEWIWQLMVQGQVECALDERLRAKGDFNVQEMERVMHLGLLCAYPEPKARPTMRQVVNVLEGKNEVDDSEIENMDTYLLQQLKSRDILSEYSQYFSYTSHPTFQDIRHSSSMSLTWSEVEGR from the coding sequence ATGATCAGACACAAGCACACACACCCTCTTCTTCTGTTAATTCTCCTTCTTTTCAACTCAGCATGTGCCATTGATTTCGTCTTCAACGGCTTCAACTCCTCTGAAGTGTTGCTCTTTGGCAACGCCACCATCGACTCTCGAATTCTAACACTCACCCACCAGCAAAGTTTCTCTGTCGGTCGTGCCTTGTACAAAGAAAAAATCCCCGCCAAGAAACCAAACTCTTCTTACGTGTACCCTTTCTCCATCTCTTTCATCTTTGCCATGGCACCGTTTGAAGACACTCTTCCGGGGCACGGTTTAGTTTTCATCTTCACACCTATCACTGGCATCCACGGCACAAGTTCAGCACAACACCTCGGTCTGTTCAACCTCACCAACAACGGAAACTCAAGTAACCACGTGTTTGGTGTTGAGTTCGACGTGTTCCAGAACCAAGAGTTCGATGACATCAacgccaaccatgttgggattgaCATAAACTCTCTTAAGTCTTATGTTTCCCATGATGCTGGGTATTGGCCAGATGGTGGTGACAAGTCCTTTAAGGAATTGGCGCTTAACAGTGGTGAGAATTACCAAGTTTGGATTGACTATGAAGATTCTTGGGTTAATGTTACCATGGCACCGGTGGGTATGAAAAGGCCTAGTAGGCCTTTGTTCAATGTTTCTCTCAACTTATCTCAGGTTTTTGAGGATGAAATGTTTGTTGGGTTTACTAGTGCCACTGGCCAATTAgttgagagccataagattttgggGTGGAGTTTCAGCAATgagaatttttcattaagtgatGAACTTATTACTATTGGGTTACCTTCTTTTGTTCTTCCAAAGGATTCAATTTTTAAGTCCAAGGGGCTTGTTGCAGGGTTTACTGTTGgagttttctttgttgtttgtCTATTGGTTTTGTTGGCACTGTTTTTGATTCAGAGGAAGCGTGTGAAAGAAAGGAAGAGGCTGGAAATGGAAGATTGGGAGTTGGAGTATTGGCCACATAGAATGGCGTATGAAGAAATTGAGGCAGCAACAAAAGGGTTCTCTGAGGAGAATGTGATTGGGGTTGGTGGGAATGGGAAAGTCTACAAGGGTGTTCTGAGAGGAGGGGTGGAGGTTGCTGTGAAGCGCATTTCTCATGAAAATGATGGTTTGCGAGAGTTTCTTGCTGAAGTTTCAAGCCTTGGGAGACTGAAGCAAAGGAATTTGGTAGGGTTGAGAGGTTGGTGCAAGAAAGATGTTGGGAATTTCTTGTTAATTTATGATTACATGGAAAATAGGAGCTTGGACAAGTGGGTGTTTGATTGTGATGAGAGCAAGATGTTAAGTTATGAAGACAGAATAAGGATTCTTAAAGATGTAGCTTTTGCAGTGTTGTACTTGCATGAGGGGTGGGAAGCTAAGGTTGTGCATAGGGACATCAAGGCCAGCAATGTTTTACTTGATAAGGATATGAATGGAAGGCTTGGGGATTTTGGGTTAGCTAGAATGCATAGCCATGATCAAGTTGCTAGCACCACAAAATTGGTTGGAACAGTGGGGTATATGGCTCCTGAAGTGATTAAGACTGGAAGAGCTTCCACTCAGACAGATGTTTACATGTTTGGAATCTTGATTTTGGAGGTCTTGTGTGGAAGGAGACCTTTAGAAGAGGGTAAGTCACCTCTGGTGGAGTGGATTTGGCAACTAATGGTACAAGGGCAAGTTGAGTGTGCACTTGATGAAAGGCTAAGGGCTAAGGGAGATTTCAATGTGCAAGAAATGGAGAGGGTAATGCACTTGGGTTTGTTGTGTGCCTACCCTGAACCAAAGGCCAGACCCACAATGAGACAGGTGGTGAATGTTTTAGAGGGGAAGAATGAGGTAGACGACTCAGAAATTGAGAATATGGATACCTATTTGCTCCAACAGTTGAAATCAAGGGATATATTGTCTGAATATTCTCAGTATTTTAGCTATACGTCACACCCAACTTTCCAAGATATTCGTCACTCTTCCTCAATGTCTCTTACTTGGTCCGAAGTTGAGGGTAGGTGA